The genome window CCGCTCTCCTCCTCCATGTCTACGGCACCGAAGCTAGAATGAAAGGGCAGCAATGTCTTTTACCGTTTTACATTCGTTGTTTATCTGGCTTCATCGGTAACGAATCCAATCTGGCGAGTTATGCACGACGGCAATACCAATCTAACGATGACGAGCCGCAGGATACAAAAGAGGCAAAGCCTCGCGACGAGATGATCATAATCATAAATAACTCGGTGCTGGATGTACACAAGAAGGGGGAAGAGAAGCCCGGGCACCACCGGCGGTCCGCCTCCGGAACGGATCGCTCTGTCGGTTGCTGCAGGGCGGGTTCGAGCTGAACTACGACACTCACTCCGAGCAGTGCGTCCGATGCTAGGGCTCCGGCGGATGGTGTGGCTACAAGCGCGAGGAGAGGCCCGCCGGCGGGATGACATTCGCCTGTTTCTGCGACGGCGGCCAGACCACGGGCCGATGCGGTGCCGGTATGTCTCTGTTTTTTTTCTTCGAACAAGGTTTGGCATGTGTTCTACCGTTTCAACTAGTAAATGATTACATTGAGCTAGGCAGCTAGCCACACATTTTCTTGAATGATTTTCTTCGATGAACCTGCTGTTTTCTTTTATGACGTGAACAACCGGGCCTGCAAGCTGCCACATACCTAGGGGCTAGGGAGACTAGTTCGTGACCTTCTTTACACGTCTTCTCTACTTTGTGACGTTCAACCAGAGTCCAGAGATGTAATTCTCTGCGAAATTGCGAAAACAGGACTAGTTGGAGGCTTGGAGCTAACAACGCGGCTTGATGAGGGTGAACCCAGCCCCACCTCGTCTACCACGTCTTCTCCTCGGCATGGCTGCTCACCTACCACGTCTCCCCGTcctcctcctcgtcctcctcGCTGCCCATGTCGTCTCCACCTCCACCCGTGCCGAGCCTCCTCTTCCGAGCACTTACAACGTCTCCATGTTCTCGGAATCGTTCTGGTGCGGCGGAATCGAGTTGGAATGGAATCGGACATGGGAGGATCAGTGTGGCCAGTGCGAGGGATTGGGCTCCGGCGGACGGTGCGCCTACAGCCAGAAGAGAGAATTCCTGGGCTGCTTGTGCAGCGGAGGGAAGGTGGGCAACCCGTTCTGCAAACCATCGACATCGAGTAAGTCCTGAACCGAGCCTCccttgttttgttttttttcattttttgcaATCACCAGAGCATGCATCGGTTGCGTCAGTATCTTGCGACTAGGGCCCTGTTTGGTacagctgctgcttgttgaaaaagcagcttatctgataagctggtgaaaagcagcttctgcttgttggctgcttttagtgtattctgagaagcagctgaactgataagctgctgcagaagctaaCTGTTTGGCAGACCTTCTGCTTAAATTtatgaagaagctgaaaataagctgtgccaaacagggcctagagatgacaatgggtaaaaacccgctgggtattacttgcccaaacccatacccgcgaagaaaaattacgcccgctaaaaaacccatacccatggcgggtataaaattttgcccaaacccatacccatgcgggtttcgggtacccaacgggtttcccatacccactaacatcaacataaaaaataattcatcatgtaaatgacaatcaatacattaataagctagcataaaaggaacaaatgataactaattttagcctaaaatttgttacatgaagtttatttcaattagaacatatttaattaataatattatgagacatatttataaggaatgttgattttaaggcgggttttaaaaactcatgggtttgcgggtatgagtagtggaagaacaaacccatGCCCATGTACCCGTTGGGTTTtcatttgaacccattaacaaacccatgggtagagaaattgaccaaaacccataccctaatagagcaaaaacccaccgggtttcgggtagcgggtacccattgacatctctacttGCGACTCTCGTTCTGCTTTTGCACCAAATCCGTGTTTTTTCATTTCGTGATCGAGATTAATCGGGCATAGAGATGACAATGGGTATCCAAAACTCGAAATCCGATGAGTTTTTTACCCCATTAAGGTACAAGTTTAAATCAATTTTTATATTCATGGGTTTGTTAATAGTCATAAATCTATATCCAACATATTTATGGATAAGGGTTTGTTTCTACGGTAATCAAAACCGTGAACCcatgggttttttaaacccgaccaaacctagtgcatattgtcattttattttataaacgaacaacaaaatTGTTATATCCCTATTTACTTCCTATTTTTTATCGATTggtgaatgtataagtagttggtgaGAGTGTTTCTTGCTTgttattatagtttttactagcgttatatatgtggtggatagaTAATTTAGTGCAAGTTCacttgattatacaacttattatttgtattcattctctctactaataatttttatatcAAATCATAAACGCTGTGTTTATCAtataaattttggaccatgatctcattaatcatgATGATagttattgattatgagaagaacaagcATATTGGAGATAAAACCCGTGGGTAACCCGTTAACCGATGGATACGGGTTTGAGCAAAATTTCAAACCCATCATGGATACAGGGTTTTTTAATAAATATAGATATGTTTTCACGGGTACGAATTTGAGATGACAAAATTCAACGGGTTTGTATCTGTTACCATCTCTATCCGGCGGCTCTTACCGTCATCCACGAGAAGAGGTCTTATCGTGCCTCTTCCCGTGTCGCCTGCTTCGCGTTGCCGAACGGAGACGTTTGGTAGCGTTGGCCGGCTGCCCGGCTCTAGCAGTCGGGTCTCTTTTTCCAATGCTGTTAGATTTTTGTTCCGTATAAGCCATGTTTTAGTAATTTATTTAGTCCATCCGAATCCGAAGACGTGTTTGCTGGGTTGGAGACTTGGAGTTGCTAGTCATGATATGCTTTTTACTCGGTTTGATTTCAGCCCAGCTAGGTTATATTTGGATACTATATTATTTATCACAATACACATGGTTTGAAAAAGATTAGGatgtaaattagtttaatttaTATCTCAATTTCTCTCAATCTATTTGTATTAGGATGAATACTAGAGTATTAAAAAACCCTAATTTTGGATGCATTTCCCTACAGTTACACATGGCCACTGTTGTGTGTGGGGGTAGGCCGATCCTACTCGTCGTTCGAGAGCAAGCAAAGATACTGAACAAGATTAGAGGGACTAAAAGTTCCTtactatttaaaattgaataataAAATGATTTAATCCGGTTCCATATCTTTACTCTGAACAAACCCTCAATGATCATATATCTCGGAGGATCCGGCCGGCTGTTCTTTATTTATGAAGTGATGACTGCTGACCGCTTATAGAATATATATTTTAAAGCAAAATTTCTTCTACAGCAGTAAAAGGACTAGACGAAACAATGATGCATTTCTCTAAGAAAGAAAAAGTAGAATTATCAAGTGGAGAGCCAAGACCAAGAGCCTTGCTTCTATGGGCGTCATTGCGTCAACAATGATAAGTCTGTTTGGTTTGTTTCTCTCGTCAACCTGGCTGTGTTCTGGAGATGCGACCAATCTGCTCGTATCTGGTGAGCCTGGCCCAGAGTGCTTTAAGGATCGTGCGAGCCTAGATCCAAATCTATATACAGCCAACCAAACACAGAGCTCGCACGCGCATAGCCTGGCTCACAGCAACCAAACAACAGCTACCCGCATCCTGTGATGCAAGCATGCGCAGATACAGGCAACCAAACAGACCGATACGAGCCGCGAGTGAAACATCCCCCAGCTGGTCTGTACTGTCTGTCACCACCCACCGAGTAATCATACCACTGGCTACGCTATTAGGCTTAAGGCTGCACGAAATACTCTtcattaacgagccagctcgtgaGTTAAACGATCTATCACATAACGAAACTATATGTATATTATTTACATAAAAAATAATaaatatgatatatatatatatatatatggtgtaTATGAcctatgaattaaactaatgattgatAAACTGTGTCTATATGTTAAATTGCTCTATGCAAATATAACTATGGGTTAAACTGGTAAACATGTGTGTGAATTGATGAGTGAGGAGTTGTGTGTAATTTGATGTTATATTGATGTGATATGTGAAACTAtgggtataattactattttctataaTTAAATTTATTTAAAATTAACTAGAAattgattatatatatatatatatatattatttttctGCGCTAGCTCGTGAGCTAAACGAGCAAGCTCGAGCTCGCAAACGAGCCAAACCGATCTGGCTCTGTaactcgttagcttaacgagccgaGCCAACTCGTTAGCTTAATGAGAcagctcgaactcggacgagccgaACTGAGCTAGCACGATATCCATCCCTAATTAGGTTCGTACCAGTGTAGCATATCCCTCTCGCCTTTGTCACATCCAGTGATGGCAATGGGCCTCGATTTCTCACATGGAATTCCTCTATTAAGGGATGGGGATGTGGAAGTTTCTCCCACAGGGAAAAAATTCTCCTCCGACGGGTAAACGGGGACGACACTTTCCATCCCCGTTCCTCGTTGGTACCTGTTAAACTTACATATGATGATGTTTTCATGTAaaagttaatgataaaaataaataattaacttgTCAAGAGATCGCTTTTTTACAAATATGTTCATTCTGATTTATATATTTTTTCCTTACACCTGACAATGTGTTGTATTAATAACAAAAGAAGTATTTGCTTATAATTTAAGTGGGGACGGGGATCCCCGACATGGATTTGTATCTATGGGGAACGAGGACGGGGAAGAAATGTCCTTACAAACTTTCGTGGGGATCCTCGCAAGAATCTTTTTCATCGTGGGGACGGGATGGGAAGTTAAAACCCGATGGAgaattccccgttgccatccctagtcacGTCAACTCTCGACTCCACTATTGTCCCTGATGCACAATCTGTAGTAGACTATAACCTCAGCCTATAGCACATCAGCTTTTCTATTTCAGAATTAAGTAATTCACGCAGTTTTATTTCAACGCTCAGAAATTACACAACATAATATTTTtattgaattaaaaattacaaagttcataataattaaaataaaattataTTATAATTAAAACATACATAAATCTAATCAGAGACCTCGATCTCGTCCTCATCTTCCACCACCTTTTTCCATTATGCTTTCGGTTCCTCTTCTTCGTCATCAACAGGACCACATCCTTCTTTGAACATGTTTATGGCTTGGCATGGGTTCATCTTTCAGCTAGGTCCATATCTCTGGTTGATCGGCCCTTTAGAATATTCCATTGCTTTAAAAGCTTGGTCTTCACTAATCCACCCCACAAGTTCTTCATTTTAAATTCTTCACTTGTTGACCGTTGCTCGTGgcttccttccctttccccttccCCTTCGCCTTCATCTTTCGCGCAGCTGCCTTTGCCCTATCACGTCCCATTGGTCGGGGCACTTCCTTCTTTGTATCTTTAGTGCCTCCAAAACTATATTCACCAGAGACTCTGAGTCGGGTTATCTTATTCGTAGTCCCATTTTATCTTAGAACCTTGCCATTGCTGCCTCCATGACCATTGCCTCGTCTGCTCCACTCTGACGCAACTTTTCTTCTTGGAGGTATTATCCAATGAACTTGGTCACCTCCCGGTTGTAGGTGTCCTAATGAGTTTTAAGTTGCTTGGCGGTTTGAGGACGTCGAGGTTCGGAAGTGGAGCTATATGTTGCCGCTATTTGACCCCAAAAACTTGATCCAGACTTATTGTTGATAGAGATGGAATCATTAGAACGCATATTCCAAGAATTAACCTACAATAAAACCTATAATATAAGTAAACTACAAATATCAATATTAAATAAATGAGAAATGATTCACTCACCAACTTTTTCTCATCGGCAATCATCTAGTGTAGTCTTTTTGGACGCTTTTTCTTCGGCCCAGGATTTTCCTCACCTTGGTTTTCAAATCCAACATAGACGGGACATGTAGGTGGAATTGGAGGATGTGCTCCATACAGAAGGTGGAGCATATGGAGGAGGGGCGTATGGAGGTACTGAGAAAgattaattagactatatttacaaTTTCTAACTAGCATCTAAACATTAAATGTTATAGGGATTAAATTTTAGTTAGTGACCTTAGGCTTTTAGAGTTGAGTTAGTCACAGCTTGGTTTGTTACTTGTTTGTTCTCTCTTGCGTTGATTTGGGACCTCCCTATAATGTTTTATCACCTTCTAAAATACGCAGCTGTCTTGCGTATTGCAGGCGTGTGTTTTCCTATATTTTTGAGGCTCAATTATTAAGGAAATTATTCTCAGCGAGCATATAACCGTTTTCGAGGTAAAATGAAGTAAAAGCATATGGGCCTGCCTGTTCGCATAAGTACACCCTCCGTCTAAAAAGAATAAAAATCTCATTTCTTGATGAGTCAAAAAGTTCAAATTTAAGAAAATATATGTTATGACACGAATATTTATAATGCGTAATAAGTACTGCTAAATTAATTTTAAAATAAAATTTTCATAATAAACCTATTTGAAGATACAAGTATTGGTACTATTTCTAATAAATCTAATCAAACTGGTGTTATATCTTTTGTAACAAATTTGTGCTTTATGTTTCTGGTGACGTGAATCAGCTTAATCTTGCTCAAATCTAACATTGTCTTTTGTTCGTTGGCATACAGGATCAAAAAGAAAAGAAGCAGCACCTATTGTTGGTAAGAGCCTATAGTCAATACACATGTTCATTTCGTCTAAAAGAGCAGAAGAAAAGCATGTGATGAATTATTGCCATGTCATGTTTAAAATACAGAATtctcaaaaacaaaaaaaaacttgGAATCCACTAACCACTGATAGCATTGTAGAAAATTTCATCCTCCCGTTGGGCAGTACACTGATGAGTTTACATGCTGACTAGTGGTGCGCATTTGTTCTTTGCCAATTGAGTTTTTAGAATGCTTTGCAGCTGAATTCACATGTGATTTTTTTTGTGATGCAGGTGCTGTTGCCGTTGCATTCCTGTGTCTAGTCATTCTCACATCCTTCTTGGCTTGTAGATATGGTTTGCTTCCCTTCAAATCGAAGAACAAACCAGGGACAAGGATTGAGTCCTTCCTACAGAAGAACGAGAGCATACATCCGAAAAGATACACCTACGCGGACGTGAAAAGAATGACAAAATCCTTCGCTGTGAAGCTAGGCCAAGGTGGGTTTGGTGCTGTATACAAAGGCAGCCTCCACGATGGCCGACAGGTAGCAGTCAAGATGCTCAAGGACACCCAAGGTGACGGCGAGGAATTCATGAACGAGGTGGCTAGCATCAGCAGGACTTCTCATGTCAACGTCGTGACACTTCTAGGGTTTTGCTTGCAAGGGTCGAAAAGAGCACTGATCTACGAGTACATGCCCAATGGTTCGCTCGAAAGGTATGCCTTCACCGGTGACATGAACAGTGAGAATTTGCTAACCTGGGAAAGACTATTTGACATAGCAATTGGCACGGCCAGAGGGCTCGAATACCTACACCGGGGATGCAACACTCGGATCGTGCATTTTGACATCAAGCCACACAACATCCTGTTAGACCAGGATTTCTGCCCTAAGATCTCTGACTTTGGACTGGCCAAGCTATGTCTGAACAAAGAGAGCGCTATCTCCATTGTTGGCGCAAGAGGGACGATAGGGTATATCGCCCCGGAGGTCTACTCAAAGCAATTTGGAACAATAAGCAGCAAGTCTGATGTCTATAGCTATGGGATGATGGTCCTTGAGATGGTTGGAGCAAGGGACAGGAATACAAGCGCAGATAGTGACCATAGCAGCCAATATTTCCCTCAGTGGCTTTATGAGCATTTGGACGACTATTGTGTTGGTGCTTCCGAGATTAATGGTGAAACCACAGAGCTCGTGAGGAAGATGATAGTTGTAGGTCTGTGGTGCATACAAGTGATTCCGACTGATCGACCAACAATGACGAGAGTCGTCGAGATGTTGGAAGGGAGCACAAGTAATCTAGAGTTGCCACCCAGAGTTCTTTTGAGCTGACAAAGCGTAGATATTTTTCCTATCAAATGTTGCTTCCAGGTCACACAAATGCAAAATATTTGTGGAGACGAGTGCCCATTAACCTCATACAATGTATCTGTATGACAAAAGTCCCACGACTCACTGGACGCGGAAATGTCGCTTGACTACGTCAATTTTCTAAAAAGATTGGCAGCAATTAATGGAGGCTTATAGCGGTAACTTTGGTTTGCATTAGTCCTAGGAATAGGGTTGAATATCGATCCAACTCGACGTGGCTTGGTCGAGCTCAAGCTAGCTCTGCTCAGCTCATTAAAGAATCCAGCTAGAGAATCAACTCAGGTCATTTACGAGTTTGAGCTGGCTCGTTTAAGTCGTAAATCACAACAAaagacaatatatatatatatatatatataatataatcAATACTAGTTAATTCTAGACTAGTTTAACACTAGAAAAGAGTAATAATACTCATAATTTCACATACAATGTCAATCCAACACCAAATTAATACACTTCATCACTTATtagttcatccaaccaagtgtagGCTTTGATTTACTAACAAATGGTTGCTCGTTCGAGCTAGCGAGCTTGCTTGTTAACAAACCGAGTTGAGATGCTAGCTTAACTTGTGACAAAAttaaaacgagccgagtcgaAACAAGTTGAGTTCATGACGAGTTGAGCAAGCTCACAATCCACGAGTAATTTTTTCCAGTCCTACctaagactaaagtttagtcctagaaCTAAATTTTAGTCTCTATCTGTTTGGTTCTATAAACTAAACAGGTTCAGAACAAATAAAATACACTATAGAAAAACTGAAATACCCTTCTATGATTAAGGCGTCACTAAGCGAGAGCAATAAATGAAGGGTAGAGAGAGAAATAAATATGCTTTAGTCTCTTTTAGCTACCATTTGAGAGAGTAAAGACTAAAATGAAAGGTCCCTTGTAGGCTTTGGTGTTTTGGATGACAACACAATTAAAGGTCTAATTAAGATGTTAAGTGTTGAGCAGGTACTTAGTGAAAAGCTTCCAAGGCTCAACACATGGAGACAAGAGTGATATACCATATATAAGCTGAGTTGGATATGGTCTATGGATATCAGGAGTCAAAGTGAAAGATTGTCATTGATCAAGAATTTGGATACAAGAAGCCTACTTGATTAATTTTTCTATTATTTACCATCTACACTCCTTTATCAATTGATTTTACCTAgcatatattatatatattattcatATGTGATGCCTATATTAGCTATCTTTCGTAAATCTGGAGCAAAACTTGTTGGCTCGCAAGCCGGTTTGAGCCGACTCATTGACCAGGTCGAGCCTCTACCTCGAGCTCATAGAAAGGCCGAGCCGAGCCTCTTGCTCGTGCACCAAGCCACACAGCACTGGGCTACGTCGCATACTCGCATCGCATCTCATGGCATTTGTTGCAAACGAAAGAGGGGCCACAAACCTAGCACCTGAATCCCTGGAGACGAACGTGACAAGCGTGTGCAATCCTCTTGCCATCCCGAGTGCTGATGTACCGACGCAGCCCAGGGTTCTTTGTGCACCTGCACCGGCACGTCTTCTGCCGACGGAGCCTGACggggccgcgcgcccacgccttgGATGAACGCCGGAAGCCCGGAACACACGTGTGCGTAGCGCCAGCGGGTCGCTCGGCAGCGCTGTCCTCAACACCCCGCACACCATCGTGGCGAACACAGCCAAAAGGAGCAGAAGCTGCACCGCGCAAAGCCTCATGGTTGGTTCGTAAATCGTTGCTGCCGGGgcagtgctgcttgtgttgctgcTATCGCGGCTGGAGAATGGGTTGGGGGTCGTCAGAAGAGAGGGGTGGTAGGGTATTTGAAGGGGGTTTAGGGCCCTCGATTCACATGGCAGCTTGGAGTTTCTGAACTCAGAACGGCTTGATGCGCATGTGCATGTTTTTCTTTAGCGACGATGGTGGTGATTTTTATTTCACAATGCATTGGAAAACTGGCGACATGAGTTCGACTTCGAACGCAATGCAACACTACCTCTCCCACGAGCTATTttttgtgcaccggacagtggctgTTCACTGgccggtgtgccatcagcccaacggctagctgtcagaactagtcgttgtagtcgaccgttggcacaccgttggcgcaccggactgtccggtgcgcccatgcgcagaacagtgctggtaacgactagttggtgggtgagggctattataccccctccacccaccatattcaatgtcttcatGCCCATATTAATTcctgcacattggtagagcattgcaagcaccaaaagcctagtaaggagattagagaatcttaatcccgcattttgacctcattagcgctagcgagagccacctagagcacacaccacttgcattaggcttctcttggtcaagcgaaagtctacgacttgttactcttggttatcggcatcacctagacagcttggtggcgttgggagctcggtgatcaccatgaagatcttgttggtgacccggctcaagtttgtaagtggtcgtgagggatccaccgcgccggagtggcaaaggatcatcgtagtgagcacttggttcttgcgaggaccaagggggagcgatacccttgcgcgggtgctccaacgaggactagtggagagtgtcgactcttcgatacctcgggaaaaattggaggagtcttctaacccttgctttacattccgcacttaattcaatcattttacattgtgtatttgtttagcaagtatttaaagtattatcttagcattgttgtatttctagtattattctcttagtgctagttaTTGGGGTGAagctgggctcttgcttaggttttaattagtgttgatttttagaaaagcccaattcacccccccccctcttgggcatcgtgatcatttcaattggtatcagagccttgttgctcttagattagcttaaccgctagagtaacaATGTTCGATGGGGAtgaacctcctcccgttttttatggtgacgattttccatattggaaaattcgtatggaagcatatttagaggctatagacattggtgtctacaaagccgccacacaaggattccccgaacctagagatcccacaaatcttataggtgaagagtttaattatgagaaatggaatgttaaggccaaaaacaccctttttagaggcctttgcaaagatgtgtttaatagcg of Zea mays cultivar B73 chromosome 8, Zm-B73-REFERENCE-NAM-5.0, whole genome shotgun sequence contains these proteins:
- the LOC103636194 gene encoding LEAF RUST 10 DISEASE-RESISTANCEUS RECEPTOR-LIKE PROTEIN KINASE-like 2.8 isoform X1, whose translation is MRVNPAPPRLPRLLLGMAAHLPRLPVLLLVLLAAHVVSTSTRAEPPLPSTYNVSMFSESFWCGGIELEWNRTWEDQCGQCEGLGSGGRCAYSQKREFLGCLCSGGKVGNPFCKPSTSRSKRKEAAPIVGAVAVAFLCLVILTSFLACRYGLLPFKSKNKPGTRIESFLQKNESIHPKRYTYADVKRMTKSFAVKLGQGGFGAVYKGSLHDGRQVAVKMLKDTQGDGEEFMNEVASISRTSHVNVVTLLGFCLQGSKRALIYEYMPNGSLERYAFTGDMNSENLLTWERLFDIAIGTARGLEYLHRGCNTRIVHFDIKPHNILLDQDFCPKISDFGLAKLCLNKESAISIVGARGTIGYIAPEVYSKQFGTISSKSDVYSYGMMVLEMVGARDRNTSADSDHSSQYFPQWLYEHLDDYCVGASEINGETTELVRKMIVVGLWCIQVIPTDRPTMTRVVEMLEGSTSNLELPPRVLLS
- the LOC103636194 gene encoding LEAF RUST 10 DISEASE-RESISTANCEUS RECEPTOR-LIKE PROTEIN KINASE-like 2.5 isoform X2 — translated: MTFACFCDGGQTTGRCGAGSKRKEAAPIVGAVAVAFLCLVILTSFLACRYGLLPFKSKNKPGTRIESFLQKNESIHPKRYTYADVKRMTKSFAVKLGQGGFGAVYKGSLHDGRQVAVKMLKDTQGDGEEFMNEVASISRTSHVNVVTLLGFCLQGSKRALIYEYMPNGSLERYAFTGDMNSENLLTWERLFDIAIGTARGLEYLHRGCNTRIVHFDIKPHNILLDQDFCPKISDFGLAKLCLNKESAISIVGARGTIGYIAPEVYSKQFGTISSKSDVYSYGMMVLEMVGARDRNTSADSDHSSQYFPQWLYEHLDDYCVGASEINGETTELVRKMIVVGLWCIQVIPTDRPTMTRVVEMLEGSTSNLELPPRVLLS